Sequence from the Streptomyces mobaraensis NBRC 13819 = DSM 40847 genome:
GTGGTCATGCGCACGCCCGTGGGCGACGAGGCGCAGGCCGGCGAGACCGCCGAGGCGTCCGAGGCCGCGCGGGGCGCCGCGCGGCAGCGCGAGGCGGACGAGCGTCCGCAGGCCGCCGCGTCCGCCCGGCGGCCCGAGCCGCCCACCGCCGCCCCGGCCCCCGAGCCGGAGCGCCCGGCCGAGAAGACCAGCGACTGGTTCGCGCCCCGCAAGCCGGCCGGCGGTTCCACGCCGCCCGGCGGCTCCCCCGCGGCCGGCGCCAACGGCCTGCCCCGCCGCAACCCGGCGCCGCGTGGCGCGGTGCCCGGTACGGGTGCCGACGCCGGTACGGGCGCGGTGCCCGGCATACCGCGCGACCTCGCCGGCGGCGGTGCCGCCCCGCACCCGCCGCTGCCCGGCGACCCGTCGACGACGGGTGCCGTGCCGCGCGCGGGCGCCCCGGGCGCGCCCGGCGTCCACGGCGGGCAGGGCGGACGGAACGGCCGGCCCGGCCAGAACGGCCAGAACGGCCAGGCCGGCCAGGGCGGTCAGGGCGGTCAGGGCGGTCAGGGCGGTCAGGGCGGTAGCCCGTGGCCCGGCGGCCCCGGCACGTCCGGCGACCCCTTCGGTGGCGCCCCGTCCCCGTACCCGCAGGGCCGGCAGTCGCAGCAGCCCCAGCAGTCGCACCCGACGCAGCAGATGCAGCAGATGCCCGGGGGCGGCAACGCCTCCTGGCCGGGTGACCCCGCGACGACCGGTGCCGGGCCCGTCCCCGGCGACCCGTTCGCGAGTCCGGCGCAGGCCCAGGGGGCGCACCCGGGCATGGGCGGCGGCCACCAGGCCCAGGGGGGCCTCCCCGGTCAGGCGTACGGCCAGGGCCCCGGCCAGGGCGGCGCGCCGTGGCCCGGCGGCCCGGAGACCACGGGTGCCATGCCCGTACCCGGCGACCCGTCCGTCACCGGCGCCACGCCGCTGCCCAACGACCCCTTCGACACCACCCCGGCCACCGGGGGAGCGCCCTGGACCGCCGACGCGCTGACCGGCAACGCCCCGTCGCGCCCCGGCGGCCCCCAGGCCCCCGGCGGTACGCCGTGGAGCGGGCCCGGCGCCGCCGCGCCGAACGGACCCGGCGCCCCGGAGACCACCCAGCAGTTCCCGGCACCGCCGTTCCCCGGCCAGGGCCAGGCCGGTCCGGGGAGCCAGGCCGGTCAGGGGCAGGGCCCCCGCCTGCCGTTCCCCGTCGGCAACCGGACGGACACCCCGCACGAGGGCTTCCCCGTGGTGCCGCCGCCCGTGGGGCAGTCCCCGGTCGTGCCGCCGCCCGGGCCCGGGTCCGCGCAGCAGCAGAAGAAGCAGAACCAGAAGCAGGGCAAGAAGAAGAAGGGCGCCAAGGGCGCTCCTCCGGCGGGTCAGCAGTTCGGCCGGCAGCCCGGCGGGCAGCACCCGGGCCCGCAGGTGCCGCCGCCCGGCGTCCCGGGCTCCGTCCCGCCGCCGCCCGGCGCCATGCGCCCGAACCCGGCCGCGGAGACGCTGGTCAGCGGCATGCCGCCGGTCCCCGCGCCGGGCGGGCACAACGCGCCGGGCGGGCACAACGCGCCGGGCGGGCACAACGCGCCCGGTGGCCACAACGCGCCGGGCGGGCAGAACGCCCCCGGCGGCCCCAAGGCCCCCGGTGGGCAGAACGCCCCGGGCGGCCGGAAGAAGCCGGCCGGGCAGCAGTCCCAGGGCAGCGGCCCCAAGGCCCCGGCCGGGCAGCAGGCCCAGGGTGCCCCCAAGGCCCCCGGCGGCCCGAAGCCGCCGCTCGACAGCGGCGCGCCCCGCGTCGCCGTGCCCAAGCCGCCGGTCGACAGCGGTGCCCCGCGCATCGCCGTGCCGAAGCCCAAGACGGGCGCGGCGGCGGCCGGCCAGGGCGGCCCGTCGGTGCCCGGGCCCGGCGGCGGCCCCGCCGTGCCCAAGCCCGGTGGTCCGTCGGTCCCCAAGCCGCCGGGCGTGGTCCAGGGCACTCCGCCGAGCGCCCCGAAGCCCCCCGCCAAGGCCGCCGCGAAGAGTGCGCCCAAGAAGCCCAAGAAGAAGGGCCGCAACAAGCTGGTGCTGCTGGCCGGCGGCGTGGTCGTGCTCGCCGGTGTCGCCTACGGCGCCGGCCTGGTGATGAACCACTCCGACGTCCCCCAGGGCACCACCGTCCTCGGCGTCGACATCGGCGGCAGCTCCAAGGAGCAGGCCGTGCAGAAGCTCGACGCCAAGGTCGGCGACCGCGCCACCGCGCCGCTGAAGGTGACCATCGGCGACAAGAAGGTGGACCTGAAGCCGTCCGTGGCCGGGCTGTCCATCGACACCCAGGAGACCGTCCGCTCGGTCTCCGGCCGGGACTACAACCCCGTCACCGTCGTCGGCTCCCTCGTGGGCAGCGGCAAGACGGCCCGGCCGACGGTGACCGTCGACGAGGAGAAGGTCGCCGCCGCGCTCAGGACCCTCGCGGGCGAGACCGGCGGCGCCAAGGACGGAACGATCCGCTTCGTCCCCGGCAAGGCCGTCCCGGTCTACGGCAAGCCGTACCAGGGCGTGGACGTCGACAAGGGCGTCCAGGCCGTGGCCGACGCGTACCGTCAGCGCGTCGAGACCGGCAAGGACGTCCCCGTGACGCTGCCGACCACCAGCCGGCAGCCGAAGGTGTCCAACGCCGAGGTCGACCGGATGATGAAGGAGTTCGCCGAGCCGGCGATGTCCGACCGGGTCACCATCCAGACCGACCCGGCGCACCGCGTCCAGTTCGGCCCGGCCTTCTCGCTGCCGAAGATCCTCACGGTCAAGGAGGTCGGCGGCAAGCTGGTCGAGAACTACAACCTCGAAGCGATCAAGTCGCTGTACGGCAAGAGCTTCGACGGCGTGCTGATCATGCGGGGCAACGGAAGCAGGACGCCGGTCACCCCGCAGGACGTCGCCGGGGCGCTCGGCAAGGCGCTGCGCGGCAAGACGCCGGCCGAGCGGCTGGTCGTCATCAAGACGAACGTCGGCTGACACCCGGCACGTCGTCAGGGGTCCCCGTTCCGGTCACCGGCACGGGGGCCCCTTCCCATATCGCCCGTACCGCGCCTCCCCCGGGTAAGGCGGGGACATGACATCTGTCATGCCGAGCGCACGACGCCCGACACTGCCCCGCGCGCCGCCGCCCGGCCAGGATGGTCCCATGACCATCACCGCAGGGACGTTCACGGGGGACAGCCGGCGCGCGGGAGCCGTTCCCGCCGTCAGCTTCACGAACGTCAACAAGAGCTACGGCGCCGTACGGGCCGTGGCCGATCTCGATCTCCAGCTCTACCCGGGCGAGACCGTCGCCCTCCTCGGCCCCAACGGCGCCGGCAAGTCCACCACCCTGGACCTCCTCCTCGGCCTGGGCCAGCCCGACTCCGGCACGGTCGAGCTCTTCGGCACCACCCCGCAGCGCGCGCTCGAACAGGGCAAGGTCGGCGCGATGCTGCAGAGCGGCGGCCTGATGGAGGACGTCCGCGTCCGGGAGCTGGTGCGGCTCGCCTGCGACCTGCACCCGCGCGCGTACCCGGTCGACCGGGTCATGGAGCAGGCGGGCATCACCGAGATCGCGGACCGGCTGGTCAACAAGCTCTCCGGCGGCCAGGAGCAGCGGGTGCGCTTCGCACTCGCGACGGCCGGCGAGAACGACCTGATCGTCCTCGACGAGCCGACGACGGGCATGGACGTCACCTCCCGCCAGACGTTCTGGGGCGCCATGCGCCGCCAGGCAGACGAGGGCCGGGCCGTCCTCTTCGCCACCCACTACCTGGAGGAGGCCGACGCGATCGCCGACCGCGTCATCGTCCTCCACCGCGGCCGGATCCTCGCGGACGGCTCCGCGGCCGAGATCAAGGCCAAGGCCGGCGCCCGCCGGATCGTCTTCGACCTCGACGGACAGATCCCCCAGGACGCCCTGCGCTCCCTGCCGATGCTGGCCGCCCTGGAGGTCTCCGGCCGCACCGTCCGGATCCAGTCCCACGACGCCGACGCCACCGTGCACGCGCTGTACGGGCTCGGGCTCTACCCGCGCAACCTGGAGGTCGCGGGCCTCGGCCTGGAGCAGGCATTCATCGCCATCACCGACGCCGCCACCGCCGGGGAGGCGGTCTCCGCATGAACACCCTGATCCGGCTGGAAGTCTCGCGCACCCTGCGCAACAAGAAGTTCATGTTCTTCTCCGTCCTCTACCCGGCGGCGCTCTACCTGCTGATCGCGTCCGGGGCGAAGAGTGACGAGAAGCTGGGCGACACCGGGCTGACCTTCCCGGTGCTGTACATGGTCTCCATGGCCACCTTCGGCGCCATCACGGCCGTCCTGATCGGCAACGCCGAGCGCATCGCCAAGGAGCGCGAGAAGGGCTGGGTGCGCCAGCTGCGGCTGACCTCGCTGCCGGGCCGCGGCTATGTGACCGCGAAGATCGCCTCGGCCGCCGTGGTCTCCCTGCCGGGCATCCTCGTGGTGTTCGCCATCGCCGCCGCGGCCAAGGGCGTCCGCCTGGAGCCCTGGCAGTGGCTCGCCCTGACCGGTTCCATCTGGGCCGGCAGCTGCGTCTTCGCGGCGCTCGGCGTGGCCATCGGCTACCTGGCCACCGGTGACGCCGTCCGTCCCATCGTGATGATCGTCTACTTCGGCCTGGCCGCCCTCGGCGGTCTGTGGATGCCGTCCGCGACCTTCCCGCACTGGCTGCAGAAGATCGCCGAGTACGTCCCGACCCACGCCTACGCCGGTCTCGGCCAGGCCATCGAGCGCGGCGACGCGCCGGGCGCCCGGGACGTCCTGCTGCTCGTCGGCTACCTGGTGCTGTTCAGCGGCGCCGCGGCCTGGCTGTACCGCAAGGACACCCACAAGGCGTGAGCGGGCACGGACCCCCGGGCCCCCGGGGGTCCTGCGGCAGACTCGAGGGCATGGACGGAAACGGTGACATGATGATCGGCAGGGCCCCGGAGAACCGGCGGCAGTTCCTGGTCAAGTCGTGCTGGACCGTCTTGTACCTCACCTATCTGGTGTACGCGGTCGCCGACCTCACCGGCGGCCGGCACTCGCCCACCGCCATGGCGTTCGGCTGGTGCGGGCTCTCCGTCTTCCTCGCCGGCTACCTCTACCTGCTCTTCGGCCCCCGGTCGGGCGACGGCCCCCACCGGGGGCGGCTGGGCGTCCTGGCCGGGCTGTACGTCCTGTCCCTGCTCATGGTGGTGACGCTCGGCGGCCCCTGGCTCACCCTGCTGGTCTACGTCTCCAT
This genomic interval carries:
- a CDS encoding ABC transporter ATP-binding protein, whose product is MTITAGTFTGDSRRAGAVPAVSFTNVNKSYGAVRAVADLDLQLYPGETVALLGPNGAGKSTTLDLLLGLGQPDSGTVELFGTTPQRALEQGKVGAMLQSGGLMEDVRVRELVRLACDLHPRAYPVDRVMEQAGITEIADRLVNKLSGGQEQRVRFALATAGENDLIVLDEPTTGMDVTSRQTFWGAMRRQADEGRAVLFATHYLEEADAIADRVIVLHRGRILADGSAAEIKAKAGARRIVFDLDGQIPQDALRSLPMLAALEVSGRTVRIQSHDADATVHALYGLGLYPRNLEVAGLGLEQAFIAITDAATAGEAVSA
- a CDS encoding ABC transporter permease, whose protein sequence is MNTLIRLEVSRTLRNKKFMFFSVLYPAALYLLIASGAKSDEKLGDTGLTFPVLYMVSMATFGAITAVLIGNAERIAKEREKGWVRQLRLTSLPGRGYVTAKIASAAVVSLPGILVVFAIAAAAKGVRLEPWQWLALTGSIWAGSCVFAALGVAIGYLATGDAVRPIVMIVYFGLAALGGLWMPSATFPHWLQKIAEYVPTHAYAGLGQAIERGDAPGARDVLLLVGYLVLFSGAAAWLYRKDTHKA